In Candidatus Poribacteria bacterium, the sequence TTCGTTAATAACTTTTTCTGTCTCTTCTAATTCGGCCTGCTCAAGGTAAGCAAGGGCACTCTTCCATTTTGCTTCCACATAATCTGTATCCACTGCCAAACTGTCTTCAAAAGAAATGGCTGCTGTGCTATATTGATTTTTTTCTAGAAAATTGATCACACTGTCACAGTAGGCATACTTAACATCTTTCAAAAGTTCACGGGCAGGTTCATAATCGGAATTAAGACGTAAGGCTTCACTAACTGCTTTTCCAGCAGCCTCAAGTTTGTCCTGCATAAAGTGCGCACGGGCTATCCAACAATATGCCTCCGTAAAGTCCGCATCTATTGCGAGAAGACCTTCAAAAGCGGAAATTGCTGCATCATATTCATTTTGGTCTAGAAAATTGAGACCTCGATTATAATAGGCATACTTTATCTTTTCCAAAAGATGGTGCGCTGGCTTATAATCAGAATCGAGCCTTAAGGCTTCATCAACTGCTACCTTCGCACTCACTAATTCATTCCACTCAAGACACTCACGTCCACGAGCATAGTATGCCTGCTTTATCCTATTCAAAAGATCGTATGCTGACTCAGAACCACGTTCCAAAACTATCATAGCAGTCTTTTCAGCTTCATCTAAATCATCCTGCCAAAGGTAAGCACGCCCGATTTCATAGTATGCGTCTACAAAAGATGGATCTATAGTGACAGCAAATTGGAAAGCACGAATCGCTTCGTTAACCTTGTTTTCCTTAATAGAGGTAAGTCCGATGACAAAATATTCTTGTGTTATCAAGTCCAAAAGGGATAAGGCAGGAGAATAATCTTGATTAATCTCTAAGGCAGCCTGAGCAGCTTCGGTAGCCAATTCAAGTTCACCTAATTTTAGATAACCAAAAGCACGGTTGTAATGGACTTCAGTTAGTTTAACGTCAAGGTCGGTGGAATCGTCCAATCCTCCTGTCTCCGGATTTTGTTCCATAATTATTCTCCATCTCCTTCAGTAAAATTGAAAATGATAAGAAATCAATGAAGTAATTCATTTCAAGAAAAATTAACTAAGAAAACACGCCTTATCTTGTTTACCCCATCAATTCATATTCAGGTAATAAACACCAAACTTTCACTACCACATCACCGTGCCACCGGTGTTGATGTCCTGCCCTGTCATGTTGGCGGAATCATCTGAGGCGAGGAAGACTGCTAACGCTGCGGCATCTTCAGACCCCGATCCCTTATCGCTATAGCCTTCATCGGCACACCATCTACCGGCAATAACGCTCTTGGGGTTTGTTTGTCCGTACCGCTCGCGCAATGCGTCTTCATCAAAGGGTTTGTTCATGTATTCGGCTCTGCCCCTTGCGAGTTCAAGACTTCTCTCCGTATGCCAACCGGGACAGATGGCGTTGACGTTGATATTGTAACGCCCAACATCGGCGGCGAGTGTACGTGTGAAACCGATAACCCCCATCTTTGAAGTTGCGTAAGGTGCTCTGTGCGAAAGCGGCTGTTTCCCTGTCCCAGAACTGAAGTTGATGATTTTCCCATATTGCTTACGGATCATCTCTGGCAGGACGGCTTTAGAACAGATGAAAAGCGAATCGAGATTGACTTCAAGTGTGCGCCGCCATTCTTCCAAACTCATATCCCAGACATCTTTCGTCGGTCCAGCGATACCGACGACGTTGGCGAGTATATTGACGGTGCCGAATTTTTCGATGGTGGCAGCGAGCATCTCATTGACGGGTGCTTCTCGTGAAACGTCAGTTTCAGAACAGAGTACGTCTCCACCGTCGGCTCTAATCTCTGAACCCACCTTTGCCTCTAACTCCTGCACTGGGATAACATCACAGATAGAAACCGCTGCGCCTTCTTTTGCAAAGCGTCTGGCGACGGCTTCGGCATGCCCTCTACCAGCACCTGTTACGATTGCGACTTTGCCTTCTAACCTTCCCATAAGAAATTTTGCGCTCCTAAATAAAAATAGACGTAGTGGGTTAACATCATAGCAGGAGCAGTCATCACTGTCAATCAAAAGTAAGGAAGGGTCGTCAGTAGTCAGTTAAAGAAGTTCGTAAAGTCAGTAAAGTGTTTTTGCTTGAGTGTTTCTTCTAATAAAGTTATCAACCTCGCAATTTTAGCACACCTTCTAATATTGATAACTGATAACTATTCCCTCTGATAACCGATAACTGACTGCCGACAGGGTCATTCAATTGTATTCCTCGTAGGTAATAATACTTAATATATGTTATGTTTTTTAAAAAATCGCAGAAATTTTCGCTGGATTTCGCTAGATTTCGCACCGGATTCTGGAAAAAGGATGTCCAATCCAATAATTTCTTAAAATTGAATGGCCCTGAATTGCTGACTGCTATCCTTGACAAATTTCGATGTATGCTATACACTCCATAATATGGAAACAGCAACAACAGACCGCGCACGCGGCACCATCGTCGGAATTACAGGCGGGATTGCATGTGGAAAGACGACTGTTTCAGTGCTGCTTGCAGAAAAAGGGGCGATTCCGATTAATGCCGATGAAATCGGACACCAACTCCTCAAGGCAGACAGTCCGGTTATTGACGAACTGACCGATGCATTTGGACAGAATATCCTTGATGCATCTGGGGATGTGAGTCGGAAGAAACTGGGGGCAATCGTTTTTAAGGATAAAACCGCACGCGAACGATTGAACAGCATCCTACATCCACTGATTATCCAACGTTCACGCGCACAGGCACGTCAACTTGTCACGGACGATCCGACGTGCGTCGTGTTATTGGACGCGCCGCTCCTCATTGAAGCCGGTGCTTATGATACGGTCGATCTCATTGTCGTTGTGACGGCATCACCGGAGATGCAGCTGCGACGTACGTTAGAACGCAGCATCGCGCAAGGGAGACCGCTCACCGAAACTGAGGTCCAAGCACGGATTGATGCGCAAATGCCGGTCACGGAGAAAGTTAAGTATGCGGATGTTGTGATAGAAAATGACGGGATGGTTGAGGAACTTCATAGGCAGGTGGATGAACTTTGGGAACGGCTTCAGTCGCTTTAAGAATAAGATTTACGCAAAATTGAGAAACCCGGTTCTGTTAGGAAACAGCACCTACCGTTTTTTCACTCGTAAGAGAGCTAATCCCAGAGGAGGTTGATGGCACTTGCCTTCATAACACAGTAAACTTCTGATCCCTCCCGCAGCTGCAGCTGCCTACGCGCTGCGTGTGTAACTTTCACGGCAAGGTGATGCCATTCAACAAGAATAGATAACCATGTGTATTCGCTCTTGACATCCAGATACTGAATTGTTCCTTTTAATATGTTGCGGGCACTAATCAAGAGATCCGGTTCAAGCGAGATGATAATATCCTCAGCACGAACGGCGACTGGGACTATTTCACCGATTCCAACATCCGTATACGGAATCACAAGAGATTGGTCCCCGATTTCCAACAAAGTCAAACCGCGTGCCTTGTCTGAAGCCGTCACAGAGAGGAATAGCGTGTTTTCAACACCCGTCAATTGTGCAATAGGCATCGCTGTAGGGGCAGTTAACAACCGGTGCGGCTCACCGTTGGCCATAATTACGCCATTAGCGATTAGGAAGGCTTCGTCAGCCAATGCCATCGCCTCGGAAAAGGCGTGAGTGATATAAAGGATCGGTATGTCAAAAGTATCTTTAACGTGGTGCAGATAGGGTATAATCCGCTCTTTGAGCGCACTATCAAGGGAAGCAAGCGGTTCATCCATCAGAAGCATCCGCGGTTCCATAGCGAGTGCGCGAGCGATTGCAACCCGCTGACGTTGACCCCCAGAGAGTTCTCTTGGATACCGCTGAAGAAACTCGGCAATTTCCAGAACATCTATCGCAGCTGAAGATTTTCGTGGCTTAGGTTGCCCATATCGGATATTCTGCGCAACAGTGAGATGCGGAAATAGGTGCCCTTCTTGAAAGACATATCCGAAGCGTCGTTTTTCAGGCGGTAGATTAATTCCAGAAGCAGACGCGTAAAGTATCTCGTCTCCAAAAGCGATCTCACCTTCATCAGGAGCCAGCGTGCCGCTGATACAGTTGAGAAGCGTGCTTTTACCACTCCCAGACGGTCCTAAAAATGCTGAAACCTTCGCTTCCAGCGTGCAATTGACTTCCAAGGTGAAACCACCGAGACGTTTGCGAAAATCGAGCCTGATTTTGGTACTATCTGTCATAGTGAATCCTTTTACGCAAACCCACGGTCATCAAATCCACCGCTGTCATCCATACTATCATATCCATCAGAATCCACGTCGTCAGACGCGGTGTCGTCATCGGCGTACACGTCACTAAGCATTACGCCGGTCAAAAGTATATCCTCATACGCATCCGTATCATCAGATTGATGCTCGGTGTCCTCAGGTGTCCCGTTCTTGGAACGTCGATATAGATACCAGACGAGTAGTACACACGCCATAACTCCTAAAAATATTCCAAAATTCATATATTTTCTCCTTGCTGGACTGAGGTCAATAAAACGTTATTTATCCCTAACGGAGGGTGAAACGTTCCGTTAACCAGAGCGCAACAAAGGCAACAACGGTCGAAATGAACACCAGTCGGTAGACAGCGACATCTTCTCCGAGATGAACAGCACTGAAAATCGCCAACGCCATCGTTTGGGTTTTGCCGGGAATGTTGCCTGCCACCATGATTGTAGCCCCAAACTCACCAAGACTTTTGGAAAAACCGAGGATCGCTCCACCGATAATACCGCGATACGCCATCGGGAACGTTATTGTCCAAAACACTTTCACGGGTGAAGCACCGAGCGTCCGCGCCGCACTTTCAAGCTCCAGTGGCACAGATTCCATCCCTGTCACGATACCACGTACTAACAATGGAAATGAGATAATGGAGACTGCAATAACAACAGCCAATTCGGAAAAAACGATCTCTATACCGAAAACTTGATAGATAAATCCACCGATGAGTCCGTTCTTCCCGAGTAGAATAAGGAGTAAATACCCACTTACGATAGGCGGTAACACCAACGGACACATGACGAGTGTATTCAGAAAAGCTTTTCCCGGAAATGTACGTTTTGCGAGTAGCCAACCCACCAGTAATCCAAGCGGGAACGTCACAATTAGGCTAATCAACGCAACTTTTATAGATAATGAGAGGGCAGCAACTTCGGCAGCGGTTATCCTCATTTTGATGTCAAAAGGGTAAATCCGTGTTTTTCAAAAATTTCACCGCTCTCCATAGACTGTAGGTAGGTAATGAATCTACGCGCGAATTGTTTTCGTAAGCTACTCTTCATAACAACAGCCGGGTAGATAATCGGTGTATATGCTTCAGGTGGTACCTGATAAAGCACGTTTATATTCTCGGTCAGGGTTGTATCGGTTTTATAGACAATAGCAATATCCACATTTCCAGCGGTGACATAAGCGAGCGTTGCCCGTACATCTGTGCCGAAAATCAACTTTGGGTGTAGCACCTCCCATAATCCAAAGTGAGTCAAGGCTTCTTTCGCGTAAGCCCCTGCCGGCACTATATCTGGGTGCCCGATCGCAATTCTCGAAATCTCAGGCACAACAAGATTAGTCGGCGTTTCCACAGAGATTTCCACTGCTTCATCAGAGACAAGCACTAAACGGTTTGTTAACAAATTTTGGCGACTTGCGGCTTCAAGCAGCCCATTCGTTTCCAGAGCAACGACCTGGCGTGGACTTGCGGAGATAAAGACATCGCCTGACGCTCCCTTTTCGAGTTGGCGTTGTAACGTCGTAGAGGCAGCGAAGTTATAATAAACTTTAACCTGATGCTCAGCTGCAAACGCTTCCCCGATCTCAGCGAGTGCATCCTTCAAACTGATTGCAGCGAAGACGCTTAATTCGTTCTGCTGTTGTCTCTCTGGACACCCCGAAATCAATATCAGAAAAAACAATAAACAATGTACTGTAAGAGATTTTAAAATTTGGGACACTATTTCGCTCTCAACACATCCATCAGTATACATAAAAAATCTTGACAAGTATAGCATATCTGTTAAATTGTGTCAAAGGTTTTACATCTTCGCCTTCGTTAAGCAACTTTTCTTGCAATCCGTTCAAACCTGTGGTATCCTATTTATACATAATAAAAGATAATAGGTGAAAACTATGAAATTAGGTTTATGCACCATCGCTTTTCAGGAAAAACCGTTGGAAGAGGTTATAGACATTGCAGCGGATTACGGTTTTGATGGCATAGAACTTTGGGGGAAACCACCGCATTTACCCGAGGACTACGACGAAAACTACGCCAAAAACGTCAGGGAAATGGCGCAACGGAAAGGATTAACTATCTCGGCGTTCGGGTCGTATGTTGATCCTTTAATGCACCTCCACCAACAACATTTTGAAGCAGCCTTTAAAATAGCGCACGACTTAGGCACCGACCTTGTCCGAATATGGTCGGGTGGTGGTGCCTCAAGGTCAATCCCCGCTGCCGATAAACGTCTGATCCTCTTTCGATTGGTGAGTATTACACAGTGGGCAAATTTCCGCAATATCCAACTCGGATTGGAAATGCACAACAACCATCTCACCGATAGCGCCGCAACCATCTTAGAGACAATTGAAGCGGTTAACCTGCCTGCGCTGAAAACCTACTATCAACCCCTCACACGGTCAGACGCCGACGAACCACACGCCGCTGCTGAAAAACTCGCGCCACACATCGCAAACGTCCATGCACAAAATTTTGACGAAACCGGCAAAGCGTGTCCAATCGCCGATGGGGTCGTGAATTACACCCGAATCGTTGAAATCCTCAAGAATGCTAATTATGACGGTTACCTCGAAGTCGAGTTTGTCCACGGCGATAACAAATTAGAGGCACTCCAACGCGACCGAGATTACCTCGCAAGCCTAATTAATACAACAAATGGGGATACACTAAAAGATCTGGATATTGACCCCGTATAAAATCGACACAAACTCTTTTGAAGAATGCTCCATTCGTCCACAGATAAAAAGCATCCGGGTATCTCATGCGGTTAGAGGTGGGTATCATTGCATTGGTAGAAGAGGTCTTTGGAACAACAGCGGAACGCCGCGCGCAGTTTGACTGGCTCCGTAACAAACCGAGTCGTGAACATTTCGGAGCGCATTACGATGCGGTAATGTCGCTCTACACTGAACTACAAGGCGACTGGGAAGGCACAACGGCAAAAGCCGATGGGTACCTGATTCCGGATGCCTATTTTCCTGAGCCTTATCATTTTATTTTTGAGTTTGATGAACTGCAACATTTTACACAATTTCGGGAGCGGACGTTTCAGTTTTATCCTGCAAATATCCCGCTCGGTTATGTGCCGGTAAAATACAAACAGTTTTGTCAACAACATCATGTTGCAGCCCTCGCAAAAGGACCAGAACGCTTCCGGCGACACACTGCGGATTTCCCGTACACAAATGGTCGTGCCGCACAACGTGCTTTTTTCGACACGTTTCGGGATTGGCTGCCGCCCCTGCACGGGCTCAACCCAACGCTTAGGTTAGCCGAATTTGAAGTCGTGCCTATCTTGAAAAAACAATTAAGTGGCGATACCGCAAAAACTTACATGGAAAACTTAATTCACAAGCGGCTTAAAAGATCTTCAATCGCTTTGAAAAAATATAAAAGGTAGGATAGATAACGCTAAATGAGCATGCGAAAGCCTAAAAAGGTGAATATTTCAGAACATCCACTGCTCCAAATAATAGGACAGACACCACTCACGAAGATAGACCTCTTCGCTGAGGAGTTGCCGAATGTTGACATCTACGCGAAGATAGAAACCTATAA encodes:
- the modC gene encoding molybdenum ABC transporter ATP-binding protein gives rise to the protein MTDSTKIRLDFRKRLGGFTLEVNCTLEAKVSAFLGPSGSGKSTLLNCISGTLAPDEGEIAFGDEILYASASGINLPPEKRRFGYVFQEGHLFPHLTVAQNIRYGQPKPRKSSAAIDVLEIAEFLQRYPRELSGGQRQRVAIARALAMEPRMLLMDEPLASLDSALKERIIPYLHHVKDTFDIPILYITHAFSEAMALADEAFLIANGVIMANGEPHRLLTAPTAMPIAQLTGVENTLFLSVTASDKARGLTLLEIGDQSLVIPYTDVGIGEIVPVAVRAEDIIISLEPDLLISARNILKGTIQYLDVKSEYTWLSILVEWHHLAVKVTHAARRQLQLREGSEVYCVMKASAINLLWD
- the modA gene encoding molybdate ABC transporter substrate-binding protein codes for the protein MFFLILISGCPERQQQNELSVFAAISLKDALAEIGEAFAAEHQVKVYYNFAASTTLQRQLEKGASGDVFISASPRQVVALETNGLLEAASRQNLLTNRLVLVSDEAVEISVETPTNLVVPEISRIAIGHPDIVPAGAYAKEALTHFGLWEVLHPKLIFGTDVRATLAYVTAGNVDIAIVYKTDTTLTENINVLYQVPPEAYTPIIYPAVVMKSSLRKQFARRFITYLQSMESGEIFEKHGFTLLTSK
- a CDS encoding SDR family NAD(P)-dependent oxidoreductase; amino-acid sequence: MGRLEGKVAIVTGAGRGHAEAVARRFAKEGAAVSICDVIPVQELEAKVGSEIRADGGDVLCSETDVSREAPVNEMLAATIEKFGTVNILANVVGIAGPTKDVWDMSLEEWRRTLEVNLDSLFICSKAVLPEMIRKQYGKIINFSSGTGKQPLSHRAPYATSKMGVIGFTRTLAADVGRYNINVNAICPGWHTERSLELARGRAEYMNKPFDEDALRERYGQTNPKSVIAGRWCADEGYSDKGSGSEDAAALAVFLASDDSANMTGQDINTGGTVMW
- the coaE gene encoding dephospho-CoA kinase (Dephospho-CoA kinase (CoaE) performs the final step in coenzyme A biosynthesis.), with protein sequence METATTDRARGTIVGITGGIACGKTTVSVLLAEKGAIPINADEIGHQLLKADSPVIDELTDAFGQNILDASGDVSRKKLGAIVFKDKTARERLNSILHPLIIQRSRAQARQLVTDDPTCVVLLDAPLLIEAGAYDTVDLIVVVTASPEMQLRRTLERSIAQGRPLTETEVQARIDAQMPVTEKVKYADVVIENDGMVEELHRQVDELWERLQSL
- a CDS encoding sugar phosphate isomerase/epimerase: MKLGLCTIAFQEKPLEEVIDIAADYGFDGIELWGKPPHLPEDYDENYAKNVREMAQRKGLTISAFGSYVDPLMHLHQQHFEAAFKIAHDLGTDLVRIWSGGGASRSIPAADKRLILFRLVSITQWANFRNIQLGLEMHNNHLTDSAATILETIEAVNLPALKTYYQPLTRSDADEPHAAAEKLAPHIANVHAQNFDETGKACPIADGVVNYTRIVEILKNANYDGYLEVEFVHGDNKLEALQRDRDYLASLINTTNGDTLKDLDIDPV
- the modB gene encoding molybdate ABC transporter permease subunit; its protein translation is MRITAAEVAALSLSIKVALISLIVTFPLGLLVGWLLAKRTFPGKAFLNTLVMCPLVLPPIVSGYLLLILLGKNGLIGGFIYQVFGIEIVFSELAVVIAVSIISFPLLVRGIVTGMESVPLELESAARTLGASPVKVFWTITFPMAYRGIIGGAILGFSKSLGEFGATIMVAGNIPGKTQTMALAIFSAVHLGEDVAVYRLVFISTVVAFVALWLTERFTLR